The genomic stretch CCGGGAGACCCCGGCGCGACGCTGCACCTCCTGCGTCGTGGTGTGCGCGTACCCGAGCTCGACCAGGCACTCGACCGTGGCCGACACCAGGGCCGACCGCGTCGCGGCCCGCCGCTCCGCCTGGGTGCGGCGGACCGGCGGGCGCGCGTCGCTCATCTGGCGAACTCCCTGCTCAGCTCGCGATCGCGGCGCGGAGGCTGCCCGCCGGCACCGCGCGCTCGAGCAGGATCGCCGGCGGCCGGAACCGCTCGCCGTAGGCGTCGGCGAGCTCGTCGGCACGGGCGACGAACCCGGCCACCCCGCCCGCGTACTGGTCGACGAACTGCAGCACGCCGCCGTAGAGGGGCGGGAAGCCGATGCCCATGATCGAGCCGATGTTGGCGTCCTCGACGCTGCGCAGGACGTCCTCCTCGACGCACCGTGCCGTCTCCACCGCCATCGCGAACAGCAGCCGCTCCTGGGCGTCGGTGAACGGCGGGGCATCGGGCCGTGCCGGGTAGAGCTCGGCCAGGCCCGGCCACACGTGCTTCTCCGGCTCCCAGTCGAAGAAGCCCTTGCCGGCGGACTTGCCGGTGCGGCCGCGCTCGAACAGCGCCCGGACGACGTCCAGACCAGGGTGGTCCTCCGCGGAGCCGGCCTTCTTCGCCTCGTCGCTGATCTTCAGCGGCAGGGTGAGCGTGACCTCGTCGAGCAGGGTCAGCGGCCCGGCCGGGAAGCCGGCCTGCAGCGCAGCCCGCTCGATGCTGGTCGGGGCGAGGCCCTCGGCGAGCAGCGCCGCGCCCTCCAGCACCAGCGTGCCGAACACCCGGCTGGTGAAGAAGCCGCGGCTGTCCTGCACGACGATCGGCGTCTTGCCGATCTGGCGGACCACGTCGTACGCGCGGGCCAGGGCCTCGTCGGAGGTCCGCTCCCCCACGATCAGCTCGACCAGCGGCATCTTGTCCACCGGCGAGAAGAAGTGCATGCCCACGACGTCGGCCGGCCGCTGGACGCCCTCGGCGAGCCCGGTGATCGGCAGGGTGCTCGTGTTGGACGCGATCAGCGCGTCCGGAGCGGCGTGGACCTCTGCCTCGGCGAGCACCCGGTGCTTGAGCCCCTGGTCCTCGAACACGGCCTCGACGATGACGTCGACGCCGGCCAGGTCGGCGGCGTCCGCGGTCGGGGTGACGCGGGACAGGAAGGCGTCCGCGTCGTCCTGCGTCATCCGGCCGCGCTCGACCTGCTTGCCCACCAGCTTCGCGACGTGCGCCTTGCCCTTCTCGGCGGCCTCGAGGGTGACGTCCTTGAGGACGACGTCGACCCCGGCCTTGGCGAACGCGTGCGCGATGCCGGCGCCCATCATGCCGGCGCCGAGCACGCCGACCTTGCGCGCGGCGTACTGCTCCGGACCGTCGGGACGCGAGGCGCCGCCGTTGACGCGGTTCAGGTCGAACCACAGCGCCTGGATCATGTTGGTCGAGATCTGGCCGACGACCAGGTCGACGAAGTAGCGGCCCTCGACGGTGAACGCGGTGTCGACGTCGACCTGCAGGCTCTCCACCGCCGCGGCGAGGATCGCGTACGGCGCCGGGTAGGGCGCGCCCTTGAGCTGCTTGGTCAGGTTCGCCGGGAACGCCGGCAGGTTCGCGGCCAGCGACGGCGACGACGGCGTGCCGCCGGGCACCTTGTAGCCCGTGACGTCGTAGGGCTGCTGCGCGGTCTCGTTGGCCAGCACCCACTGCTTCGCCTTGGCGAGCAATTCGTCGGCGCTCGCCAGCTCGTGCACGAGCCCGAGCTTCAGCGCCTTCTCCGGGCGGATCTGCTGGCCCTGGAGCAGCAGCTCCAGCAGCGCGGGAACGAGGCCGAGCAGGCGCACCGAGCGGACGATCCCGCCGCCGCCGGGCAGCAGGCCGAGGGTCACCTCGGGGAAGCCGAGCTTGACCTTCGGGTCGTCGAGGACGACGCGGTGGTGCGCGGCGAGGGCGATCTCGAGGCCGCCGCCGAGGGCGGCGCCGTTGATGGCCGCCGCGACCGGCACGCCCAGGGTCTCCAGGCGGCGCAGCTGCGCCTTCACCTTCGTGACCTCGGCCAGTACCTGCTCGCGGTTCTCCGGCGTGGCCTCGATGAGCTTGCCGAGGTTGCCGCCGGCGAAGAAGGTCTTCTTCGCGCTGGTGAGGACGACCCCGCGGACCGACTCCTTCTCGCGCTCGAGCCGGTCGACGGTCTCGCCCATCGACCGCACGTACGCGTCGTTCATGGTGTTCGCCGACGACGAGGGGTCGTCGAGGGTGAGGACGACGACCCCGTCGGCGTCCTGCTCCCAGCGGATGGTGCTGCTCATTTCTCGAAGACTCCTCAGACTCGCTCGACGACGGTGGCGATGCCCATGCCGCCGCCGACGCACAGGGTGGCCAGGCCGCGGCGCAGGTCCCGCCGCTCGAGCTCGTCGACGAGCGAGCCCAGGATCATGGCGCCGGTCGCGCCCAGCGGGTGTCCCATGGAGATGGCGCCACCGTTGACGTTGACCTGCTCGTGGTCGAAGCCGGTGTCCTTCATGAACCGCAGGACGACCGCGGCGAACGCCTCGTTCATCTCGACCAGGTCGATGTCGTCGACGGTGAGGCCGGCCTTGGCCAGCGCCTTGTGGGTGGCCGGCGCCGGGCCGGTCAGCATGATCACCGGGTCGGCGCCCGACAGCGCGGTGCTGACGATGCGGGCGCGCGGGGTCAGCCCGTTGCGCCGCCCGGCCTCCTCGCTGCCGACGACGACCAGCGCGGCCCCGTCGACGATGCCGCTGGAGTTGCCGGCCGTGTGCACGTGGTCGATCCGCTCGACCCAGTGGTACTTGTTCAGCGCGACGGCGTCGAAGCCGCCCATGTCGCCGATGCCGGCGAACGCCGAGGGGAGACCGGCGAGCGACTCGACGGTCGTGCCGGGGCGGACCAGCTCGTCGGCGTCGAGGACGACGGTGCCGTTCCTGTCCGTCACGGGGACGACGGAACGCTCGAAGTACCCGTTCGACCACGCCTTCGCGGCGCGCGCGTGCGACTCGGCGGCGTACGCGTCGACGTCCTGACGCGACCAGCCGCCGAGGGTGGCGATCAGGTCGGCGCCGATCCCCTGCGGGACGAACCCGGTGCGGGCCGCGGTCTCGGGATCCATCGCCCAGGCGCCGCCGTCGGAGCCCATCGGCACCCGCGACATCGACTCGACGCCGCCGGCCAGCACCAGGTCCTCGAAGCCGGAGCGGACCTTCTGCGCGGCCAGGTTCACGGCCTCGAGGCCCGAGGCGCAGAAGCGGTTGATCTGCACGCCGGCGACGGTCTCCGGGAGACCGGCGGCGAGTGCGGCGGTCTTGGCGATCACCGCGCCCTGCTCGCCGACCGGCGACACCACGCCGAGGACGACGTCGTCGACCAGCGCCGGGTCGAGGCCGGGGTTGCGCCGGCGCACCTCGTCGATCAGCCCCGTGGTGAGGCTGATCGGCTTGACCGAGTGCAGCGCCCCTGTCTTCTTGCCCTTGCCGCGCGGGGTGCGCACGGCGTCGTAGATGAACGCCTCGGCGGTCATGCGGGTCCTTCCGTCGGTACTTCGGAGCCGAAACCGCGGTTCCGGCTCTTGCTGGAAGGAGCCGAAACCGCGGTTTCGGCTCCGGGGTGGGTCAGAGGCCGAGCGAGCGGCCGACGATCTCCTTCATGATCTCGGTCGTCCCGCCGTAGATGGTCTGGATGCGGGAGTCGAGGTAGGCCCGGGCGACCGGGTACTCGAGCATGTAGCCGTAGCCGCCGTGCAGCTGCAGGCACCGGTCGATGACCCGCTTCTGCAGCTCCGTCGTCCACCACTTGGCCATCGCGGCGTCCTCGACGGTGAACCGGCCGGCGTTGTGCTCGAGGATCGCCTTCTCCAGGTAGGTCTCGGCGATGGTCACCTCGGTGTGCATCTCGGCGAGCTCGAAGCGGGTGTTCTGGAACTTCCCGATCGGCCGGCCGAACGCGGTGCGGTTCTTGCAGTGGTCGACGGTCAGCTCGAGGACCTGCCGGCTCGCGGCGACCGCGACGGCGGCGATCGAGAGCCGTTCCTGCGGCAGGTTGGCCATCAGGTGGAAGAACCCATGGCCCTCGGTGCCCAGCAGGTTCTCCGCCGGCACCCGGACGTCGTCGAAGAACAGCTCGGCGGTGTCCTGCGCCTTGAGCCCGATCTTCTCCAGGTTGCGGCCACGCTCGAAACCGGCCATGCCCCGCTCGACGACCAGCAGCGAGAACCCGCGGGCGCCCGCCTCGGGGTCGGTGCGGGCGACGACGATGACCAGGTCGGCGTTGATGCCGTTGGTGATGAAGGTCTTCGAACCGCTCAGCACCCACTCGTCGCCGTCGCGACGGGCCGTCGTCTGCAGGCCCTGCAGGTCGGAGCCGGCACCGGGCTCGGTCATGGCGATGGCGGTGATCAGCTCGCCGCTCACGAAGCCGGGCAGCCAGCGCTGCTTCTGCTCGTCGGTGGCCAGCTCGAGCAGGTAGGGCGCGACGACGTCGTTGTGCAGGGTGAAGCCCAGACCGCTGGCCCCGACGCGGGTGACCTCCGCGGACAGGATGGCGTTGTAGCGGAAGTCGCGGACCCCACCGCCGCCGAACTCCTCCGGGACGTCCATGCCGAGCAGGCCCTGTTCCCCGGCCTTGAGCCATACCGAGCGGTCGACGATGCCGGCCTCCTCCCACGACGCGTGGTGTAGGACGACCTCCTTGGCCAGGAAGTCGCGCACCATGGCGCGGAACGCTTCGTGCTCGGCCTCGTAGAGCGCGGACTGCACGTGGGAACCTCCGCGGCGTGCTCACGTTAGGTGGGAAAAGGCGACGTGGACCACAAGATACAGACCATTCGTTCTGTATGTTCGCGATCCACGTCACACCGCCCGTGTCGAGACAGGAGCCCCCGTGCAGGAGTACTCCAGCCCCGCGACCATCACCATCGCGCCCTCGGCGGCTCTCCCTGATGCGGTCCAGGAGAACGCGCGCCGGAAGCCGGAGAAGGTGGTCTTCAGCCGGAAGTCGGGCGACACGTGGACGGCGGTCACCGCCCGGGAGTTCGCCGATCAGGTGTCGGCACTCGCTCGGGGCCTGATCGCCGCGGGCGTCGGGGCAGGTGACCGCGTCGGCATCCTCAGCAAGACCCGGTACGAGTGGACCCTCGCCGACTACGCGATCTGGACCGCCGGCGCCGTCGGGGTGCCGATCTACGAGACGTCGTCCGCCGAGCAGGCGCAGTGGATCCTGTCGGACTCCGAGGCCGTGGCCGTGGTCGTGGAGACCGAGGCTCACCGCGCGCTGGTCGAGTCGGTGCGCAAGGACCTGCCCGGGTTGCGCGAGGTCTGGACGATCGAGGCCGGCGACCTGGACACCGTGGCTGCCGGTGGCGCCGACGTCGCGGAGGACCGGCTGGCCGAGCGACGGGCCGGCCTGACCGCCGACGCCCTGGCGACGATCATCTACACCTCGGGCACGACCGGCCGGCCGAAGGGCTGCGAGCTCACGCACGGCAACCTGCTCTACGTCGGTGAGCTGGCGGCGACCGTCATCCCGCAGATGCAGGACGACGAGGCGCGCACGCTGCTCTTCCTCCCGCTGGCGCACGTGTTCGCCCGGATCATCGAGGTGGGGTGCGTGCAGAACGCCGTCCGGCTCGGGCACACCGGGGACGTCGCCCAGCTGCTCGCCGACCTCGGGACGTTCAAGCCGACGTTCCTGCTGGCGGTGCCCCGCGTCTTCGAGAAGGTCTACAACGGGGCGCGGCAGAAGGCGGCCGCGGCGGGCAAGGGCGCCATCTTCGACCGGGCCGAGCGGGTAGCTGTCGCGTGGTCGAAGGGACTCGACACGGGCGGGCCGTCACTGGGCGTGAAGCTGCAGCACAAGCTGTTCGACGTCCTCGTGTACAGCAAGCTGCGCGCGGCCATGGGCGGCGAGGTGCAGGAGGCGATGTCGGGTGGCGCACCGCTGGGTGAGCGGCTGGGGCACTTCTTCCGCGGCATCGGCGTGACGATCGTCGAGGGTTACGGCCTCACCGAGACCACGGGCCCGGCGACCTGCAGCGCCCCCTCGGAGCTCAAGGTCGGCACGGTGGGCCGCCCGGCCGACGGGACGTCGGTGCGGATCGCCGAGTTCGGCGAGATCCAGGTGCGCGGGCCGCAGGTGTTCCGGGGCTACTGGAAGAACCCCGACGCGACGGCCCAGGTGCTGAAGGACGGCTGGTTCTCCACCGGCGACATCGGTGAGCTCGACGGGGACGGCTAC from Blastococcus sp. PRF04-17 encodes the following:
- a CDS encoding 3-hydroxyacyl-CoA dehydrogenase NAD-binding domain-containing protein translates to MSSTIRWEQDADGVVVLTLDDPSSSANTMNDAYVRSMGETVDRLEREKESVRGVVLTSAKKTFFAGGNLGKLIEATPENREQVLAEVTKVKAQLRRLETLGVPVAAAINGAALGGGLEIALAAHHRVVLDDPKVKLGFPEVTLGLLPGGGGIVRSVRLLGLVPALLELLLQGQQIRPEKALKLGLVHELASADELLAKAKQWVLANETAQQPYDVTGYKVPGGTPSSPSLAANLPAFPANLTKQLKGAPYPAPYAILAAAVESLQVDVDTAFTVEGRYFVDLVVGQISTNMIQALWFDLNRVNGGASRPDGPEQYAARKVGVLGAGMMGAGIAHAFAKAGVDVVLKDVTLEAAEKGKAHVAKLVGKQVERGRMTQDDADAFLSRVTPTADAADLAGVDVIVEAVFEDQGLKHRVLAEAEVHAAPDALIASNTSTLPITGLAEGVQRPADVVGMHFFSPVDKMPLVELIVGERTSDEALARAYDVVRQIGKTPIVVQDSRGFFTSRVFGTLVLEGAALLAEGLAPTSIERAALQAGFPAGPLTLLDEVTLTLPLKISDEAKKAGSAEDHPGLDVVRALFERGRTGKSAGKGFFDWEPEKHVWPGLAELYPARPDAPPFTDAQERLLFAMAVETARCVEEDVLRSVEDANIGSIMGIGFPPLYGGVLQFVDQYAGGVAGFVARADELADAYGERFRPPAILLERAVPAGSLRAAIAS
- a CDS encoding AMP-dependent synthetase/ligase; translated protein: MQEYSSPATITIAPSAALPDAVQENARRKPEKVVFSRKSGDTWTAVTAREFADQVSALARGLIAAGVGAGDRVGILSKTRYEWTLADYAIWTAGAVGVPIYETSSAEQAQWILSDSEAVAVVVETEAHRALVESVRKDLPGLREVWTIEAGDLDTVAAGGADVAEDRLAERRAGLTADALATIIYTSGTTGRPKGCELTHGNLLYVGELAATVIPQMQDDEARTLLFLPLAHVFARIIEVGCVQNAVRLGHTGDVAQLLADLGTFKPTFLLAVPRVFEKVYNGARQKAAAAGKGAIFDRAERVAVAWSKGLDTGGPSLGVKLQHKLFDVLVYSKLRAAMGGEVQEAMSGGAPLGERLGHFFRGIGVTIVEGYGLTETTGPATCSAPSELKVGTVGRPADGTSVRIAEFGEIQVRGPQVFRGYWKNPDATAQVLKDGWFSTGDIGELDGDGYVRITGRIKEIIVTSGGKNVSPAVLEDKIRAHPLVSQCMVVGDNRPFIGCLITLDAEALPGWLESKGRPTDASVASLVDDPEVRAEIQAAVDAANKQVSKAESIRSFAILPVEWTEQGGQLTPSMKLKRSVVMKEFAGEVEKIYAD
- a CDS encoding acetyl-CoA C-acetyltransferase, which gives rise to MTAEAFIYDAVRTPRGKGKKTGALHSVKPISLTTGLIDEVRRRNPGLDPALVDDVVLGVVSPVGEQGAVIAKTAALAAGLPETVAGVQINRFCASGLEAVNLAAQKVRSGFEDLVLAGGVESMSRVPMGSDGGAWAMDPETAARTGFVPQGIGADLIATLGGWSRQDVDAYAAESHARAAKAWSNGYFERSVVPVTDRNGTVVLDADELVRPGTTVESLAGLPSAFAGIGDMGGFDAVALNKYHWVERIDHVHTAGNSSGIVDGAALVVVGSEEAGRRNGLTPRARIVSTALSGADPVIMLTGPAPATHKALAKAGLTVDDIDLVEMNEAFAAVVLRFMKDTGFDHEQVNVNGGAISMGHPLGATGAMILGSLVDELERRDLRRGLATLCVGGGMGIATVVERV
- a CDS encoding acyl-CoA dehydrogenase family protein translates to MQSALYEAEHEAFRAMVRDFLAKEVVLHHASWEEAGIVDRSVWLKAGEQGLLGMDVPEEFGGGGVRDFRYNAILSAEVTRVGASGLGFTLHNDVVAPYLLELATDEQKQRWLPGFVSGELITAIAMTEPGAGSDLQGLQTTARRDGDEWVLSGSKTFITNGINADLVIVVARTDPEAGARGFSLLVVERGMAGFERGRNLEKIGLKAQDTAELFFDDVRVPAENLLGTEGHGFFHLMANLPQERLSIAAVAVAASRQVLELTVDHCKNRTAFGRPIGKFQNTRFELAEMHTEVTIAETYLEKAILEHNAGRFTVEDAAMAKWWTTELQKRVIDRCLQLHGGYGYMLEYPVARAYLDSRIQTIYGGTTEIMKEIVGRSLGL